The Pseudomonas sp. LFM046 region AAATCATGCCTCGCTCTGCTGGTTCAAGTGATCGAGCGGCAGGGCGGTGGTGTGCTTGATCACTTCCATGGCGAAGCCGGAACTCACGTCGGACAGATCGGCGACGCGGATCAGGCGCTTGTAAACGGCGTCGTAGCCTTTGATGTCAGGCACCACGATCTTCAGCAGGTAGTCCACATCGCCGGTCATGCGGTAGATCTCGACGATCTCGGGGATATCGCGGGTCCCTTCGATGAACTGCCGGGTCCATTCGTCGCTGTGGCGGCTGGTGCGGATCGTGACGAACACCGTAACGCCCAGCTTGAGCCGCTCGGCGTCGCAGAGGGCCACCTGCTTCTGGATCACGCCGTCCTCCCGCAGCTTCTGCAGGCGCCGC contains the following coding sequences:
- a CDS encoding Lrp/AsnC family transcriptional regulator, giving the protein MDKKDLQIISLLQQDASISLAELAEAVNLSPTPCWRRLQKLREDGVIQKQVALCDAERLKLGVTVFVTIRTSRHSDEWTRQFIEGTRDIPEIVEIYRMTGDVDYLLKIVVPDIKGYDAVYKRLIRVADLSDVSSGFAMEVIKHTTALPLDHLNQQSEA